In Microbacterium soli, the DNA window GGCTGTCCTCCAATCAGGAAGCGGCACCCGCGCTGCGTCGTCTCGTGCACGAGAACCTCGCCGACGTCGAGCGTGCTCTGGCCGCCCAGTCCCGCGACGCGGAGGACTGAGTGCACCGGGCCGAGCCGAGTCCGCGCGGCCCGCCACTCGGTAACATCGCAGTGATGAACGTCTTCCCCGCCGCGGCCGACGGCCCCGCATCCGACCCGGGTCTGTGGGGCGACGTGCTGTCCGTGCTCGTCGCCATCGGCGGCAAGGCGATCAGCGTCGCCGTCATCATCGTCGCGTGCGTGGCGATCGCCTTCGTCCTGCGCATCGTGGTCCGCCGCATCGTGCAGCGGATCGTGAACCGCGCGAAGGTCAAGGCCAACGTCGAGGACACGCAGGCGCTGGAGCGCTCCCCGCTGGCGGACATGCGTCTCGTCCAGCGCACTCGGACCCTCGGCTCGATCCTGCAGAACATCATCAACGTGATGCTCGTCGTCGTCGCGCTCATCCTCATCGTCAACACCGTCGACAGCAGCCTGCTCGGTTCGCTGACCCTGCTCACGGCGGCCGTCGGCGCGGGCCTCGGCTTCGGCGCGCAGAACATCGTCAAGGACGTGCTCAACGGCATCTTCCTCGTCGCCGAAGATCAGATCGGCATCGGCGACGTCGTCGATCTGGGACTGGCCTCCGGGGTCGTCGAGTACGTCAGCGTCCGCATCACGCAAGTGCGCGACGTGAACGGGACCCTGTGGTATGTGCGCAACGGGGAGGTGACGCGCATCGGCAACATGTCGCAGGGCTGGGCGCGAGCCATCATAGACCTGGGCGTGCTGCCCGACGCGGACCTGGAGCTCGTGGAGTCGACCATGATGGAGACCGCGCAGGCGCTGGCGACGGACCCCAAGTGGCGCACCCGCATCATCGAGCGGCCGGAGGTGTGGGGTCTGGAGTCGATCGACGGTGATGCTCTCGTCGTGCGCGTGGTCATGAAGACGCGCGCCAACGCCATGGACGACGTCGCCCAGGAGCTTCGCAGCAGGCTTCGCATCGCGCTCACCGACAAGGACGTGCTGATCCCGCGGATGACCTCCGTCACCCCGTCCGGCCTCGACGGCGCCAGACGCGTGCGGGGCGCCAACCCGCCGCGCACCCGGCCGAACCCGGTCACCGGACTGCCCCGGCCCACCGAGCACGGCATCTGGAGGCGCAAGAGGTCGGGTGGCGACAGCAAGGAAGACGAGGAGAGATGACGTTCTACGACGAGATCGGCGGACACGACACCATCAAGCGCATGGTCGACGTGTTCTATCAGGAGGTCGCCCTCGACCCGGTCCTCAAGCCCATGTACCCCGAGGAGGACCTCGGCCCCGCAGCGGAGCGCCTGACGATGTTCCTCGAGCAGTACTGGGGTGGTCCGACGACGTACATGGACAAGCGCGGGCACCCGCGCCTGATGCTGCGGCATCAGGCCTTCCACATCAACCCCGACGCCCGCGACAGATGGCTCACGCACATGCGCACGGCACTGGACGACGTGCAGCTGTCCCCCATGCACGATGCGGCGTTCTGGGACTACCTCGAGCGCGCCGCGCACATGCTCGTGAACACCTTCGAGCCCACCCCGGAGATCGGGCCGAGCCGCGCGCATCGCCCGGATCTGGGGTTGACCTCGTAGCGGCCCGCACGCATCACCCATCCCCATCGACGAAGGAGTCACCATGGCATCCCGCACCCACGACACGGACGTGCTCATCATCGGCTGGGGCCTGTCCGGCCTCGTCGCGGCCGGGGAGGCTCTGACGGCAGGCCGACGCGTGACGATCATCGACCAGGAGCCGCGCTCGAACCTCGGCGGACAGGCCTGGTGGTCGTTCGGGGGCCTGTTCCTCGTCGATTCCCCCGAGCAGCGCCGGATGGGCATCCACGACTCGTTGGAGCTGGCGACGCAGGACTGGTTCGGCAACGCCGGATTCGACCGGCCCGAGGACGAGTGGCCGCGACGCTGGGCGACGGCCTACCTGGAGTTCGCCGCCGGCGAGAAGCGCAGCTGGCTGCGCGAGCGCGGGGTCGGCTTCTTCCCGGTGGTGGGCTGGGCCGAGCGCGGCGGCAGCGGTGCCATCGGCCCGGGGAACTCCGTCCCGCGCTTCCACATCACGTGGGGCACTGGTCCCGGCA includes these proteins:
- a CDS encoding mechanosensitive ion channel family protein, which codes for MNVFPAAADGPASDPGLWGDVLSVLVAIGGKAISVAVIIVACVAIAFVLRIVVRRIVQRIVNRAKVKANVEDTQALERSPLADMRLVQRTRTLGSILQNIINVMLVVVALILIVNTVDSSLLGSLTLLTAAVGAGLGFGAQNIVKDVLNGIFLVAEDQIGIGDVVDLGLASGVVEYVSVRITQVRDVNGTLWYVRNGEVTRIGNMSQGWARAIIDLGVLPDADLELVESTMMETAQALATDPKWRTRIIERPEVWGLESIDGDALVVRVVMKTRANAMDDVAQELRSRLRIALTDKDVLIPRMTSVTPSGLDGARRVRGANPPRTRPNPVTGLPRPTEHGIWRRKRSGGDSKEDEER
- a CDS encoding globin, producing the protein MTFYDEIGGHDTIKRMVDVFYQEVALDPVLKPMYPEEDLGPAAERLTMFLEQYWGGPTTYMDKRGHPRLMLRHQAFHINPDARDRWLTHMRTALDDVQLSPMHDAAFWDYLERAAHMLVNTFEPTPEIGPSRAHRPDLGLTS